The following proteins are co-located in the Longimicrobiaceae bacterium genome:
- a CDS encoding M12 family metallopeptidase, translating into MNRIRSTALLAAFALLGACQDNSTAPASVQTPALARNHPSEGYATPGEVRTGYISGPDGRPMKITYEVHDGLAVWQGDMILGPASGIAKTADELTPAGGARRGVVINTAGSRWPGGIIPFVIDAGLPNQARVNDAIAHIEANTDIVDFVPRTTQGDYVRIVSSPDACSAPVGHVGGIETVNLAAGCTTGATIHELLHITGMWHEQSRCDRNTFVQINFGNIQAGREHNFDNYCTNAVDVFAYDEGSIMHYGPFDFSSNGQATITSLRGLAGMMGQRNGMSAIDRQTVDWMYPRPFSASISGKQNVALHESSLYTAGVAGGTGPFTYEWRSRQSGPSTSGTWSGWFSTGSTNSTYASINSCGLNTNYLEVRVTDATARQTTGSYTIFITNPC; encoded by the coding sequence GTGAACCGCATCCGCTCCACCGCCCTGCTCGCCGCGTTCGCGCTGCTGGGCGCCTGCCAGGACAACAGCACCGCACCGGCGTCCGTCCAGACTCCGGCTCTGGCCAGGAACCATCCGTCCGAGGGCTACGCGACGCCCGGAGAGGTTCGCACGGGCTACATCTCCGGGCCGGACGGACGGCCGATGAAGATCACGTACGAGGTGCACGACGGGCTGGCGGTGTGGCAGGGAGACATGATCCTCGGTCCGGCATCCGGCATCGCGAAGACGGCGGATGAGCTGACGCCGGCGGGTGGTGCGCGGCGCGGCGTGGTCATCAACACGGCGGGCAGCCGCTGGCCCGGCGGCATCATCCCGTTCGTGATCGACGCGGGGCTCCCGAACCAGGCGCGCGTGAACGACGCGATCGCGCACATCGAGGCCAACACCGACATCGTGGACTTCGTGCCGCGCACCACGCAAGGCGACTACGTGCGCATCGTCTCGTCGCCAGACGCGTGCTCGGCGCCGGTGGGGCACGTGGGCGGAATCGAGACGGTGAACCTGGCGGCGGGCTGCACCACGGGCGCCACCATCCACGAGCTGCTTCACATCACCGGCATGTGGCACGAGCAGAGCCGGTGCGACCGCAACACCTTCGTGCAGATCAACTTCGGTAACATCCAGGCGGGCCGCGAGCACAACTTCGACAACTACTGCACCAACGCGGTGGACGTGTTCGCGTACGACGAGGGCTCCATCATGCACTACGGGCCGTTCGACTTCTCCTCGAACGGACAGGCGACCATCACCTCGCTGCGCGGGCTGGCGGGGATGATGGGGCAGCGCAACGGGATGAGCGCCATCGACCGGCAGACGGTGGACTGGATGTACCCGCGCCCGTTCTCGGCCAGCATCTCCGGCAAGCAGAACGTGGCGCTGCACGAGTCGTCGCTCTACACGGCCGGCGTGGCGGGCGGCACCGGGCCGTTCACGTACGAGTGGCGCTCGCGGCAGAGCGGCCCGTCCACCTCGGGCACGTGGTCGGGATGGTTCAGCACGGGAAGCACGAACAGCACGTACGCGTCGATCAACTCGTGCGGGCTGAACACGAACTACCTGGAGGTCCGCGTCACCGACGCCACCGCGCGCCAGACCACGGGCAGCTACACGATCTTCATCACCAACCCCTGCTGA
- a CDS encoding transglutaminaseTgpA domain-containing protein — MRLALLHRRLCAGMALAALGAFAAGAGPLPMVLASTAGLGLALFWHPDARGSVWVERASRLGVLALCAWMLYVAFVLVADFMPAVLAMLLFLLVAESLRSLDARNDMRLYSLSFALLIAATAYYPGVGFAGAFVAYVVLATVGMMVGYLRRQAERFHVADIRVGRPFLAATVALSGVTVLVSVVLFVIFPRLPRQWNVHGRAGAGGEVMAGFGDEVSIGEYGDRISPNPTVAFRAEMADGRHPPISELYWRGRSFDRFDGTRWSSTPGLPQSTPAGWEYRAVWGGPPRVQRIYGGPPGARVLFGLHPVVEVRPRSAIRTLRDGAGDVVFFGSDEPVYSVVSAAARPPDAMLAASSDAAPPEGTPYLQLPPLPARISRLADSLTAGQATRLAKVQAVQRWLMSAFTYTLDLPANPEAATLDAFLFRRRSGHCEYFSSALTVLLREEGIPARSVTGFLGGEWNPNGDYLVVTGNDAHAWTEVWFPDVGWVPFDATPQASRSEALRRHGSDAWAAPARFWLDGLEHRWTKWVLDYNLDRQLGLLRDAGDFFSGSRNAGPRRTGKLPRPSLPVVLGVCVALAAIFWLLRRRPRAHLTPEARTYVALRRAYERAGYPCPPGETPLAFAERLRAANAPGAEDAARLIDLYLRARFAGQQIGDAGRAEMEAAMSAVRAELRASRRDPRLVAR; from the coding sequence ATGAGGCTCGCCCTGCTGCACCGCCGCCTGTGCGCCGGGATGGCCCTGGCCGCGCTGGGCGCCTTCGCGGCCGGCGCCGGGCCGCTGCCGATGGTGCTGGCGTCCACCGCGGGGCTGGGGCTCGCGCTCTTCTGGCACCCGGACGCCCGCGGGAGCGTGTGGGTGGAGCGGGCGTCGCGGCTGGGCGTGCTGGCGCTGTGCGCGTGGATGCTGTACGTGGCCTTCGTGCTGGTCGCGGACTTCATGCCCGCCGTGCTGGCCATGCTGCTCTTCCTGCTGGTGGCCGAGAGCCTGCGCTCGCTGGACGCGCGCAACGACATGCGGCTCTACTCGCTCTCGTTCGCGCTGCTGATCGCGGCCACCGCGTACTACCCCGGCGTGGGCTTCGCCGGGGCCTTCGTCGCGTACGTCGTCCTCGCCACGGTGGGGATGATGGTGGGTTACCTGCGCCGCCAGGCCGAGCGCTTCCACGTGGCCGACATCCGCGTGGGCCGGCCGTTCCTGGCGGCTACGGTCGCGCTCTCCGGTGTCACGGTGCTCGTGAGCGTCGTCCTCTTCGTCATCTTCCCGCGCCTGCCGCGGCAGTGGAACGTGCACGGCCGTGCGGGTGCCGGCGGCGAGGTGATGGCGGGCTTCGGCGACGAGGTGTCCATCGGCGAGTACGGCGACCGCATCTCGCCCAACCCGACGGTCGCCTTCCGCGCGGAGATGGCGGACGGGCGGCATCCTCCCATATCCGAGCTGTACTGGCGCGGGCGCTCGTTCGACCGGTTCGACGGGACGCGCTGGTCCAGCACGCCGGGCCTGCCGCAGTCCACCCCCGCGGGCTGGGAGTACCGCGCCGTGTGGGGCGGGCCGCCGCGCGTGCAGCGCATCTACGGCGGTCCGCCGGGCGCGCGGGTGCTCTTCGGGCTGCATCCGGTGGTGGAGGTGCGTCCGCGCTCCGCCATCCGCACGCTCCGCGACGGGGCGGGCGACGTGGTCTTCTTCGGCAGCGACGAGCCGGTCTACTCCGTGGTCTCCGCCGCCGCGCGGCCGCCGGACGCGATGCTCGCCGCCTCGTCGGACGCGGCGCCGCCGGAGGGCACGCCGTACCTCCAGCTCCCGCCGCTGCCGGCGCGCATCTCCCGCCTGGCGGACTCGCTCACGGCGGGGCAGGCGACGCGGCTGGCGAAGGTGCAGGCGGTGCAGCGCTGGCTGATGTCCGCCTTCACCTACACGCTCGACCTGCCGGCGAACCCGGAAGCTGCGACGCTGGACGCCTTCCTCTTCCGCCGCCGCAGCGGGCATTGCGAGTACTTCTCGTCCGCGCTCACGGTCCTGCTGCGCGAGGAGGGGATCCCCGCGCGGAGCGTGACCGGCTTCCTGGGCGGTGAGTGGAACCCGAACGGCGACTACCTGGTGGTCACCGGCAACGACGCGCACGCGTGGACCGAGGTCTGGTTCCCGGACGTGGGATGGGTGCCGTTCGACGCGACGCCGCAGGCCAGCCGCAGCGAGGCGCTGCGCCGCCACGGCAGCGATGCGTGGGCGGCGCCCGCGCGGTTCTGGCTGGACGGGCTGGAGCACCGCTGGACCAAGTGGGTGCTGGACTACAACCTGGACCGGCAGCTCGGACTTCTGCGCGACGCGGGCGACTTCTTCTCCGGAAGCCGCAACGCCGGGCCGCGGCGCACCGGCAAGCTTCCGCGCCCGTCGCTGCCCGTGGTGCTGGGGGTGTGTGTCGCGCTGGCCGCCATCTTCTGGCTGCTCCGCCGCCGCCCCCGCGCGCACCTCACGCCCGAGGCGCGCACGTACGTGGCCCTGCGCCGCGCGTACGAGCGGGCGGGCTACCCGTGCCCGCCCGGCGAGACCCCGCTCGCCTTCGCCGAACGCCTCCGCGCCGCCAACGCGCCGGGCGCGGAAGATGCCGCCCGCCTCATCGACCTCTACCTCCGCGCCCGCTTCGCAGGCCAGCAGATCGGGGATGCAGGGAGGGCCGAGATGGAGGCGGCGATGTCGGCCGTGCGGGCGGAACTGCGTGCGTCGCGGCGCGATCCGCGGCTGGTGGCGCGGTAG
- a CDS encoding murein L,D-transpeptidase catalytic domain family protein, whose protein sequence is MANEFDGYERLSDPDDHSEGIEDEHAGSVATAGDEVNRDFPAGALGITGFTGGDAGDPLTHLDPKGVVAPKLLAQAVEFFRTHRAKFANQAVISVLDYSLPSSKGRFHVIDLASGEVWSLHMANGKGSEPDHDGIAHHLGNVPGSNMSSVGFVRTAETYEGKHGLSLRLDGLSPTNSNLRTRAVVVHGASYVTDRDVIQGRSNGCPAVPNDQVGKLIGKIKGGSLMYFGPLP, encoded by the coding sequence ATGGCGAACGAATTCGATGGGTACGAGCGGCTCTCCGATCCCGACGACCACTCCGAGGGCATCGAAGACGAGCATGCGGGCAGCGTGGCAACTGCCGGCGACGAGGTGAATCGCGATTTCCCTGCGGGCGCGCTGGGCATCACCGGGTTCACGGGCGGCGACGCGGGCGACCCCCTCACGCACCTTGATCCCAAGGGCGTCGTCGCACCCAAGCTGCTTGCGCAGGCGGTGGAATTCTTCCGGACACACCGGGCCAAGTTCGCCAACCAGGCCGTCATCTCTGTGTTGGACTACTCGCTCCCGTCCAGCAAAGGGCGCTTCCACGTGATCGACCTGGCGAGCGGCGAGGTGTGGTCACTTCACATGGCGAACGGCAAGGGCTCGGAGCCGGACCACGACGGCATCGCGCACCACCTGGGGAACGTGCCCGGCAGCAACATGAGCTCAGTGGGCTTCGTGCGCACGGCTGAGACCTACGAGGGCAAGCACGGCCTGTCGCTGCGTCTGGACGGGCTGTCGCCCACCAACTCCAACCTGCGGACGCGGGCGGTAGTGGTGCACGGCGCCTCGTACGTCACCGACCGGGACGTCATCCAGGGCCGCAGCAACGGCTGCCCCGCCGTGCCGAACGACCAGGTGGGCAAGCTCATCGGCAAGATCAAGGGCGGCAGCTTGATGTACTTCGGGCCCCTCCCGTAA
- a CDS encoding DUF433 domain-containing protein, translating to MSQRTVIHSDPGILAGMPVFVGTRVPVKNLIDYLEAGHPLDEFLDDFPSVTHEQAIAALEGEGGADLVYRCIQP from the coding sequence ATGAGCCAGCGAACGGTCATCCACAGCGACCCCGGGATCCTTGCCGGGATGCCGGTGTTCGTCGGCACGCGGGTGCCCGTGAAGAACCTCATCGACTACCTGGAAGCCGGGCATCCGCTGGACGAGTTCCTGGACGACTTCCCGAGCGTGACGCACGAGCAGGCGATCGCCGCCCTCGAAGGTGAAGGAGGCGCTGATCTGGTGTACCGTTGTATTCAACCGTAG
- a CDS encoding DUF58 domain-containing protein gives MGEGLGEGASPSPTIFLHAYNRLVPLPTAPSPAPITFRARVRRLLRPPRRLRFARSGAMFTGGALLLGVAAIATGNNLLFLLLGAMLGFITLSGWLSEQMIRSVDVTRRPPRAATAGDPARIGYDLHNRKRRMPSFAVEVGEEGMPGRAWLPVVAADAVATGRAEAQWTKRGVYPLRTVVMATSFPFGLFRKERDLEIAGEVVVWPRHDRPVREPRPSGERVRRAGETFSGAAGARGEYRGLRPYRPGDDPRDVHWRTSARLGEPVVREYERDRSQALWICLELRAADEDAAETAAEIAGSLASAAMRRGEAFGFATAEARVAPGAGPVQLERVLEALARARFRASAPRLDPPVPARECVLVTPLAAAEPGWGDVFTAERGGR, from the coding sequence TTGGGGGAGGGGCTGGGGGAGGGGGCCTCGCCGTCACCCACCATCTTCCTCCACGCGTACAACCGCCTCGTGCCGCTGCCGACCGCTCCCTCTCCCGCTCCGATCACCTTCCGCGCCCGCGTGCGCCGGCTGCTGCGTCCGCCGCGGCGGCTGCGGTTCGCGCGGTCGGGGGCGATGTTCACGGGCGGGGCGCTGCTGCTGGGCGTGGCGGCCATCGCCACGGGAAACAACCTGCTCTTCCTGCTGCTGGGCGCCATGCTGGGCTTCATCACGCTGAGCGGCTGGCTGAGCGAGCAGATGATCCGGTCGGTCGACGTGACGCGGAGGCCGCCGCGCGCCGCCACCGCCGGCGACCCCGCGCGCATCGGCTACGACCTGCACAACCGGAAGCGGAGGATGCCGTCGTTCGCGGTGGAGGTGGGCGAGGAGGGGATGCCTGGCCGCGCGTGGCTGCCCGTCGTCGCCGCGGACGCGGTGGCGACGGGGCGTGCGGAGGCGCAGTGGACCAAGCGGGGCGTCTATCCGCTGCGGACGGTGGTGATGGCGACGTCGTTCCCGTTCGGCCTCTTCCGCAAGGAGCGCGATCTGGAGATCGCGGGCGAGGTCGTCGTCTGGCCGCGCCACGACCGTCCCGTGCGCGAGCCGCGGCCGTCCGGTGAGCGCGTGCGGCGGGCGGGGGAGACGTTCTCCGGCGCGGCGGGAGCGCGCGGCGAGTACCGCGGGCTGCGGCCGTACCGGCCCGGCGACGACCCGCGCGACGTGCACTGGCGCACCAGCGCGCGCTTGGGCGAGCCCGTGGTGCGCGAGTACGAGCGGGACCGCTCGCAGGCGCTGTGGATCTGCCTGGAGCTGCGCGCTGCCGACGAGGACGCGGCCGAGACGGCGGCGGAGATCGCGGGCTCTCTCGCATCCGCCGCCATGCGTCGGGGGGAGGCGTTCGGCTTCGCCACGGCCGAGGCGCGCGTGGCGCCGGGCGCCGGGCCCGTGCAGCTGGAGCGCGTGCTGGAGGCGCTGGCCCGCGCCCGCTTCCGCGCTTCCGCGCCGCGCCTGGACCCGCCCGTCCCCGCGCGCGAGTGCGTGCTCGTGACCCCGCTCGCCGCGGCGGAGCCCGGGTGGGGCGACGTGTTCACGGCGGAGAGGGGCGGGCGATGA
- a CDS encoding GMC family oxidoreductase yields the protein MSNEHFDAIVVGSGFGGSTMAYRMAEAGWRVLLLERGKPFPPGSFPRDPAGMKGNFWEPKDGLHGMFDLWSFKHLDSLVSSGLGGGSLIYANVLLRKDEKWFVRDEPGKPGWEYWMVNRQDLDPHYDQVERMMHAQEYPLGYDPYDGTMKTLAMREAAEALGLDWDLVNLAVTFRNEGDLPIPGEPIREAHRNLHDRTRYTCRLCGECDAGCNYGSKNTLDYTYLSEAKRLGAEIRTLAEVKEFFPNASGGGYTVQYVEHTLGEATPSGAKRTVVTADVVVLGAGTYGSTNLMMRNRAFFPGVNPKVLGTHYCGNGDLLTFAMNAKHTVGGKKVPRELNGSFGPVITSAIRMGDAADGAPHTGRGFYIEDAGYPGFANWLLETGNRAGLVKRGLHFGLARLKSALGIGHSTNIGKQVADLLGACTLSTSSVPMLGMGRDLPDGKLFLDGECLESDWKIGGSDEYFGRMQKTMKAIAKHLDADFVDNPIWYLGKRVITVHPLGGNPMGRNAEEGVVDEWGEVYNHPGLYVADGSVMPGPVGANPSLTIAAMANRFADRLIEKRGRKVPALKVFDADVPAKQPTA from the coding sequence ATGAGCAACGAGCACTTCGACGCGATCGTGGTGGGGTCCGGTTTCGGCGGGTCCACCATGGCGTACCGCATGGCCGAGGCGGGTTGGCGCGTGCTGCTGCTGGAGCGCGGCAAGCCCTTCCCCCCCGGCTCGTTCCCGCGCGACCCCGCCGGCATGAAGGGCAACTTCTGGGAGCCCAAGGACGGCCTGCACGGCATGTTCGACCTGTGGTCGTTCAAGCACCTGGACTCGCTGGTGTCGTCCGGCCTGGGCGGCGGGTCGCTCATCTACGCCAACGTGCTGCTGCGCAAGGACGAGAAGTGGTTCGTGCGCGACGAGCCGGGCAAGCCGGGGTGGGAATACTGGATGGTGAACCGCCAGGATCTGGACCCGCACTACGACCAGGTCGAGCGGATGATGCACGCGCAGGAGTACCCGCTGGGTTATGACCCGTACGACGGCACCATGAAGACCCTCGCCATGCGCGAGGCGGCCGAGGCGCTGGGGCTGGACTGGGACCTGGTGAACCTGGCGGTCACCTTCCGCAACGAGGGCGATCTCCCCATTCCCGGCGAGCCCATCCGCGAGGCGCACCGCAACCTGCACGACCGCACGCGCTACACCTGCCGCCTGTGCGGCGAGTGCGACGCGGGATGCAACTACGGCAGCAAGAACACGCTGGACTACACGTACCTGTCCGAGGCCAAGCGCCTGGGAGCGGAGATCCGCACGCTCGCCGAGGTGAAGGAGTTCTTCCCCAATGCCAGCGGCGGCGGCTACACCGTGCAGTACGTGGAGCACACGCTGGGCGAGGCGACTCCGAGCGGGGCCAAGCGCACGGTGGTGACGGCGGACGTCGTCGTCCTCGGCGCCGGCACGTACGGCAGCACCAACCTGATGATGCGCAACCGGGCGTTCTTCCCCGGCGTGAACCCGAAGGTGCTGGGCACGCACTACTGCGGCAACGGCGACCTGCTCACCTTCGCCATGAACGCGAAGCACACCGTGGGTGGCAAGAAGGTGCCGCGCGAGCTGAACGGCAGCTTCGGCCCCGTCATCACCAGCGCCATCCGCATGGGCGACGCGGCCGACGGCGCGCCGCACACCGGCCGCGGCTTCTACATCGAGGACGCAGGCTACCCCGGTTTCGCGAACTGGCTGCTGGAGACGGGCAACCGCGCGGGCCTGGTGAAGCGCGGCCTGCACTTCGGGCTGGCGCGGCTGAAGAGTGCGCTGGGCATCGGGCACTCCACGAACATCGGCAAGCAGGTGGCGGACCTGCTGGGTGCCTGCACCCTCTCCACCAGCAGCGTGCCGATGCTGGGGATGGGGCGCGACCTGCCCGACGGGAAGCTCTTCCTGGACGGCGAGTGCCTGGAGAGCGACTGGAAGATCGGCGGCTCGGACGAGTACTTCGGGCGGATGCAGAAGACGATGAAGGCCATCGCCAAGCACCTCGACGCCGACTTCGTGGATAACCCCATCTGGTACCTGGGCAAGCGCGTGATCACCGTGCACCCGCTGGGCGGCAACCCCATGGGCCGCAACGCCGAAGAGGGCGTGGTGGACGAGTGGGGCGAGGTGTACAACCACCCCGGCCTGTACGTGGCCGACGGCTCCGTGATGCCCGGCCCGGTGGGCGCCAACCCGTCGCTCACCATCGCCGCGATGGCGAACCGCTTCGCCGACCGGCTGATCGAGAAGCGCGGACGCAAGGTCCCCGCGCTCAAGGTGTTCGACGCGGACGTCCCGGCCAAGCAGCCGACGGCGTAA
- a CDS encoding DUF5677 domain-containing protein, translating to MTDHSNSEPPQFDFQGEIRESDLFAREFPAILEGPSEIWLFTKSVIDHGSHILETLPLRSTRALRDSVSSALLRRALVTAESVRHLFAKGLQESGFSLVRILLEIRVTLQLVTGDSKDIMASRLAAFHYLAAQRYGTSVLKDDTSRVRLQSSPEWFGYTKSQTKAFKEYFSSPGFDEVREAVKTSQHWHGFPNVEDAFAAVGAQDDYRRMYALLSPFVHVTNLDFDFLDIRNGNLILKPLTQREPSRLLPQLATMVITLLEVLELYVHDRDYENYPANVRTTGADGSVEDVHPLSVLQYRATKMFNPWLVLGPTTS from the coding sequence ATGACAGATCACTCAAATTCAGAACCGCCGCAGTTCGACTTTCAAGGCGAGATACGGGAGTCCGACCTCTTCGCCCGGGAATTTCCAGCGATACTCGAAGGTCCTTCAGAGATCTGGCTGTTCACCAAGTCGGTAATTGACCATGGGAGTCATATCTTAGAAACGCTGCCACTTCGCTCTACACGCGCGCTTCGCGACTCGGTATCTTCGGCATTGTTGCGGAGAGCACTGGTTACAGCGGAAAGCGTCCGGCATCTGTTTGCGAAAGGCCTGCAAGAATCGGGATTCTCTCTCGTTCGGATTTTGCTGGAGATACGTGTAACTCTCCAACTGGTTACGGGTGATTCAAAAGACATAATGGCCTCGCGGTTGGCGGCATTTCATTATTTGGCTGCTCAACGATATGGGACCAGTGTTTTGAAAGATGATACCAGTCGAGTTCGTTTACAATCTTCACCGGAGTGGTTTGGGTACACGAAAAGCCAGACCAAGGCATTCAAGGAGTACTTCTCATCACCAGGATTTGACGAGGTGCGGGAAGCTGTGAAGACAAGCCAGCACTGGCATGGATTTCCCAACGTTGAGGATGCATTTGCTGCGGTGGGCGCACAGGATGACTATCGACGTATGTATGCGCTTTTATCCCCCTTCGTTCACGTTACCAATTTAGATTTTGATTTCCTTGACATCAGGAACGGTAATCTAATCCTGAAACCTCTGACCCAACGCGAACCGTCCCGCCTACTGCCACAGTTGGCAACGATGGTTATCACCCTTCTCGAAGTCTTGGAATTGTATGTTCATGATCGGGATTATGAGAACTATCCTGCAAATGTCCGTACCACTGGAGCCGACGGTAGTGTTGAGGATGTACATCCACTATCAGTGCTTCAGTATCGTGCGACCAAGATGTTCAATCCATGGCTCGTTCTGGGTCCCACAACCTCTTAG
- a CDS encoding MoxR family ATPase, translating into MLNALPASSEPVDLRLLERLVDEVETVFRGKRETVRLALASLLARGHVLFEDIPGVGKTTLARALTAALGLEFRRIQFTSDLLPSDVLGVSIYNPRAHEFETRPGPIFTNVVLADEINRAPPRTQSGLLEAMQEGRVTIDERTFDLPRPFLVMATQNPLEQHGTYPLPESQLDRFMMRLSIGYPNADEERNVLLQSTGGADPTDRIRPVLGPDEVLGLQEQVDTVHADGSILDYLMAIVHATRHEPRLRAGASTRAAIALFRAARGYALVDGRTFLAPDDVKRLAVPCLAHRLLPAGASAATGEAYDEAVAVLDEIVTGIAVPV; encoded by the coding sequence ATGCTGAATGCGCTTCCGGCCAGCTCCGAGCCCGTGGACCTGCGGCTGCTGGAGCGGCTGGTGGACGAGGTGGAGACCGTGTTCCGCGGCAAGCGCGAGACGGTGCGCCTGGCGCTCGCCTCGCTGCTGGCGCGCGGGCACGTGCTGTTCGAGGACATCCCCGGCGTGGGCAAGACCACGCTGGCGCGCGCGCTCACGGCCGCGCTGGGGCTGGAGTTCCGCCGCATCCAGTTCACCAGCGACCTGCTGCCCAGCGACGTGCTGGGCGTGTCGATCTACAACCCGCGCGCCCACGAGTTCGAGACGCGCCCGGGCCCCATCTTCACGAACGTCGTGCTGGCGGACGAGATCAACCGCGCCCCTCCGCGCACGCAGAGCGGCCTGCTGGAGGCCATGCAGGAAGGCCGCGTGACCATCGACGAGCGCACCTTCGACCTGCCGCGCCCGTTCCTGGTGATGGCCACGCAGAACCCGCTCGAGCAGCACGGCACCTACCCGCTGCCCGAGAGCCAGCTCGACCGCTTCATGATGCGCTTGAGCATCGGCTACCCGAACGCGGACGAGGAGCGCAACGTGCTGCTCCAGTCCACCGGCGGCGCCGACCCCACGGACCGCATCCGGCCGGTGCTGGGGCCGGACGAGGTGCTGGGCCTCCAGGAGCAGGTCGACACGGTTCACGCCGACGGGTCGATCCTGGACTACCTGATGGCGATCGTCCACGCCACGCGACACGAGCCGCGCCTGCGCGCGGGGGCCAGCACCCGCGCCGCGATCGCGCTCTTCCGCGCCGCTCGCGGCTACGCGCTCGTGGACGGGCGCACCTTCCTCGCGCCCGACGACGTGAAGCGCCTCGCCGTCCCCTGTCTCGCCCACCGCCTCCTCCCCGCCGGCGCCTCCGCCGCCACCGGCGAGGCCTACGATGAAGCCGTCGCCGTGCTGGACGAGATCGTGACGGGCATCGCGGTGCCGGTGTGA